In Sphingopyxis sp. FD7, a single window of DNA contains:
- the recJ gene encoding single-stranded-DNA-specific exonuclease RecJ encodes MSEAALGITRSIAGQPWRWRRASADMVGENLAPDDLVTQLLLARGVARDDLERQRTPTLRGFMPDPSLFRDMDAAAARLADAVERHEAVTIFGDYDVDGATSAALLVRLLRALGLPVGAYIPDRLMEGYGPSGAALVRIGEAGSKLVVTVDCGAQAFDAIAEANAAGVEVIVVDHHQCATALPAALALVNPNRLDEAPEAAVHGNLAAVGVAFLLGAALLRTLRARGFFTSRDEPPLIDLLDLVALGTVADVARLTGFNRALVTQGLKVMARRGNIGLAALMDAARLTKPPGASDMGFALGPRINAGGRVGKSDLGVRLLTTDDPQEAADIAQQLCRLNEERRAIEAAVLDEALAASAACGNAPVAVVAGEGWHPGVIGIVAGRLKERLHRPAVVIAVDEEGVGKGSGRSISGVDLGAAILAAKETGLLVAGGGHAMAAGLTVAAEQIDALGAFLNDRLAADVERASGERSLLIDAVLAPRGISRLWCDAIESAGPYGAGWPAPRVATGPVRIVESGIVGADHVRLIVAGDDGARFKAVAFRSAETVLGQTLLGARGRKLWLAGRAKRDDWGSRPAAELHLEDAAWAD; translated from the coding sequence ATGAGCGAGGCGGCGCTGGGCATCACCCGCTCGATCGCGGGCCAGCCGTGGCGCTGGCGGCGCGCGAGCGCCGACATGGTCGGCGAGAATCTGGCACCCGACGACCTTGTCACACAGTTGCTGCTCGCGCGCGGGGTTGCGCGCGACGACCTCGAGCGCCAGCGCACCCCGACCTTGCGCGGCTTCATGCCCGACCCGTCCTTGTTCCGCGACATGGACGCCGCCGCCGCGCGGCTCGCCGATGCGGTCGAAAGGCACGAGGCGGTGACGATCTTCGGCGATTATGACGTCGACGGCGCGACATCGGCCGCGCTGCTCGTCCGCCTGCTCCGCGCGCTCGGGCTGCCGGTCGGCGCCTATATCCCCGACCGTCTGATGGAAGGCTATGGCCCGTCGGGCGCGGCGCTGGTCAGGATCGGCGAAGCGGGGTCGAAGCTGGTCGTCACCGTCGATTGCGGCGCGCAGGCGTTCGACGCGATCGCCGAGGCCAATGCGGCGGGGGTCGAGGTGATCGTCGTCGACCATCACCAGTGCGCGACCGCCCTCCCCGCCGCGCTCGCGCTGGTGAACCCCAATCGGCTCGACGAGGCGCCAGAGGCGGCGGTCCACGGCAATCTGGCGGCGGTCGGCGTCGCCTTCCTGCTCGGCGCGGCGCTGCTCCGCACGCTGCGCGCGCGCGGCTTTTTCACAAGCCGCGACGAACCGCCGCTGATCGACCTGCTCGATCTGGTCGCATTGGGCACCGTCGCCGATGTCGCGCGGCTCACCGGCTTCAACCGCGCGCTGGTGACGCAGGGACTGAAGGTGATGGCGCGGCGCGGCAATATCGGCCTCGCTGCGCTGATGGACGCGGCAAGGCTCACCAAGCCGCCGGGCGCAAGCGACATGGGCTTTGCTCTCGGCCCGCGGATCAACGCGGGCGGGCGCGTCGGCAAGTCGGACCTTGGCGTCCGCCTGCTGACCACCGACGACCCGCAGGAAGCCGCCGACATCGCGCAGCAATTGTGCCGCCTCAACGAGGAGCGCCGCGCGATCGAAGCAGCCGTGCTCGACGAGGCGCTGGCGGCGAGTGCTGCGTGCGGCAATGCGCCCGTGGCGGTCGTTGCCGGTGAAGGCTGGCACCCCGGCGTGATCGGCATCGTCGCCGGGCGGCTGAAGGAACGGCTGCACCGTCCCGCGGTCGTCATCGCGGTCGACGAGGAGGGCGTCGGAAAGGGATCGGGCCGCTCGATCAGCGGGGTCGATCTGGGCGCGGCGATCCTCGCTGCCAAGGAGACGGGACTGCTCGTCGCGGGCGGCGGTCATGCGATGGCGGCGGGGCTTACCGTCGCGGCGGAGCAGATCGACGCGCTCGGCGCTTTCCTGAACGACCGGCTCGCGGCGGACGTCGAGCGCGCGAGCGGCGAGCGGTCGTTGCTGATCGACGCCGTGCTGGCGCCGCGCGGCATTTCGCGGCTGTGGTGCGACGCGATCGAGAGCGCGGGCCCCTATGGCGCCGGCTGGCCCGCGCCGCGCGTCGCGACCGGGCCGGTACGAATCGTCGAATCGGGGATCGTCGGCGCCGATCACGTCCGGCTGATCGTCGCGGGCGACGACGGCGCGCGGTTCAAGGCGGTCGCCTTTCGCAGCGCCGAAACGGTGCTGGGGCAGACATTGCTCGGCGCGCGCGGACGCAAGCTGTGGCTCGCGGGCCGGGCGAAACGCGACGATTGGGGCAGCCGCCCCGCCGCCGAGCTGCACCTGGAGGATGCCGCCTGGGCCGACTGA
- a CDS encoding tyrosine-type recombinase/integrase, with protein MGRLNIPGVCQKKGSFYRRFRYYDEAGKRKDLYVKLPAPTDPRFAIELDRVNREYATAPESRDTPEPGSFWALATAFRTALAAGWTKKQRKRKKREGQPEKGIKPYSPSTLANYLRYVAMFEDPDFIYENQKTKKRTAVRDLDVKGIRPVHIHELRDGLASTPGKANVWLTVLKLMLTYATERDWRADNPAADIAPLPIGEHEPWPATVLEEAKAEASQMLWLAIATGLCSGQRISDVIRIHHSWLKTGIMSLSQFKTDVDASVPVHPLWREEIDKLPKKAVTVLYDRSGRPFSSEEAIQSQIRRMMKKLGHVDSQGQALYTFHGLRKNACCYLLETGLSDTDVGAILGMTPETVRHYGKRARALTIAQGAAAKMTAVPFSKMGR; from the coding sequence ATGGGACGCTTGAACATCCCCGGTGTCTGCCAGAAAAAGGGCAGCTTCTATCGCCGCTTCCGCTACTATGACGAGGCGGGGAAGCGGAAGGATCTCTACGTCAAGCTTCCGGCGCCGACCGACCCGCGCTTCGCGATCGAGCTCGACCGGGTCAACCGCGAATATGCCACGGCGCCCGAATCGCGCGACACGCCCGAGCCCGGCAGCTTCTGGGCGCTGGCGACTGCCTTCCGCACCGCGCTCGCCGCCGGCTGGACGAAGAAGCAGCGCAAGCGCAAGAAGCGCGAGGGCCAGCCGGAAAAGGGCATCAAGCCTTATTCGCCGAGCACCCTCGCCAATTATCTGCGCTACGTCGCGATGTTCGAGGATCCGGACTTCATCTACGAAAACCAGAAGACGAAGAAGCGCACCGCGGTGCGCGACCTCGACGTGAAGGGCATCCGGCCGGTCCATATCCACGAGCTCCGCGACGGGCTGGCGAGCACGCCGGGCAAGGCGAACGTCTGGCTCACCGTCCTGAAACTGATGCTCACCTATGCCACCGAGCGCGACTGGCGGGCCGACAATCCCGCGGCGGACATCGCCCCGCTGCCGATCGGCGAGCACGAACCATGGCCCGCCACCGTGCTCGAGGAGGCGAAGGCCGAGGCGAGCCAGATGCTCTGGCTGGCGATCGCCACCGGGCTTTGCAGCGGCCAGCGTATCAGCGACGTGATTCGCATCCATCACAGCTGGCTGAAGACGGGCATCATGTCGCTGTCCCAGTTCAAGACCGATGTCGACGCCAGCGTGCCCGTGCACCCGCTCTGGCGCGAGGAGATCGACAAGCTGCCCAAGAAGGCCGTCACCGTGCTCTACGACCGCAGCGGCCGCCCCTTCAGCAGCGAAGAGGCGATCCAGTCGCAGATCCGGCGCATGATGAAGAAGCTGGGCCACGTCGATTCGCAGGGGCAGGCGCTCTACACCTTCCACGGCCTGCGCAAGAACGCGTGCTGCTACCTGCTCGAAACCGGCCTCAGCGACACCGACGTCGGCGCGATCCTCGGCATGACGCCCGAGACGGTCCGCCACTACGGCAAGCGCGCCCGCGCGCTGACGATCGCCCAGGGCGCCGCGGCAAAGATGACGGCCGTGCCCTTCTCGAAGATGGGACGATAA
- a CDS encoding DUF1643 domain-containing protein, whose protein sequence is MTEAVTPAVDLFGEPVMRRTAFFPAPGVRRTLGRRWGPGPIACMIGCNPSDAGGDRDDPTSRWWIHWCQHYGFGGFDAVNFYSFVASAPKVCRERVRNAFGGYWHDRDELFANRDHVARVAKAADQVFVCFGNIANEIDWEWNESVIEEIQTGVAPQPDLWCWGTTKSGAPTHPMARGKHRIDPLAAPILWRAAH, encoded by the coding sequence ATGACAGAAGCTGTCACCCCTGCCGTCGATCTCTTCGGCGAGCCGGTCATGCGTCGCACTGCCTTCTTCCCCGCGCCGGGCGTTCGGCGCACGCTCGGCCGCCGCTGGGGACCGGGGCCGATCGCTTGCATGATCGGCTGCAACCCGTCGGATGCAGGCGGGGATCGCGATGACCCGACCTCGCGTTGGTGGATTCACTGGTGCCAGCATTATGGTTTCGGCGGCTTCGACGCGGTCAACTTTTACAGCTTCGTCGCGAGCGCTCCCAAGGTTTGCCGCGAACGGGTGCGAAATGCTTTCGGTGGCTATTGGCACGACCGCGACGAGCTATTCGCGAACCGCGATCACGTCGCGCGCGTCGCGAAGGCAGCGGATCAAGTTTTCGTCTGCTTCGGCAACATCGCCAACGAGATCGACTGGGAATGGAATGAAAGCGTCATCGAGGAAATCCAGACCGGTGTCGCGCCGCAACCTGACCTATGGTGCTGGGGGACGACGAAGAGCGGCGCCCCTACGCACCCGATGGCGCGCGGCAAGCATCGCATCGATCCACTCGCCGCGCCGATCCTATGGAGGGCGGCGCATTGA